In Desulfovibrio sp. TomC, a single genomic region encodes these proteins:
- the tnpB gene encoding IS66 family insertion sequence element accessory protein TnpB (TnpB, as the term is used for proteins encoded by IS66 family insertion elements, is considered an accessory protein, since TnpC, encoded by a neighboring gene, is a DDE family transposase.), whose amino-acid sequence MVSQQLQLDPFAGHLFGFCNRSRTIIKLLYWDRNGFCLWQKRLERHAFRDCCTIL is encoded by the coding sequence TTGGTCTCGCAGCAGTTGCAGCTTGATCCGTTCGCCGGCCATCTCTTTGGTTTTTGCAACCGCAGTCGGACCATCATCAAGCTGCTCTACTGGGATCGCAACGGATTTTGTTTGTGGCAGAAGCGCTTGGAGCGCCATGCGTTTCGAGACTGCTGCACAATCCTTTGA